A region of Haloplanus sp. XH21 DNA encodes the following proteins:
- a CDS encoding type I restriction endonuclease subunit R, with product MELSEKPALQVFQDIGYEYKPGSELGPNGDDPERESLSDVVLRGRLEDKLRDFNPSLPDEAIEDAISQLLGYNSTRLLKNNKNFHDNLTDGIQVEYEVNGEPVGDFVDVIDFENPENNDFLVSNQVTIQFGDNPERRPDIVVFVNGLPIGVLEMKNPTDPNASIGKAYKQVTDRYVNDIPDLFHYNELIGVMDLSNARLGCLSAGWEWFSPWRYIDEEKDATDEYSPSEVLIRGAFDPVRVLDLIKNFVLYSDEGGELSKKLAAYHQFYAVNKAVESSKETVPNPDDNRIGVVWHTQGSGKSLSMVFYANKVRQLEEARNPTLVFLTDRNDLDEQLFKEFKKHGLPAEWADDDNRVELRDRLDRESGGIVFATVQKFQTTDEEAVYPEVNDRENMIVVADEAHRTQYKELAANVRRALPNASYLGFTATPIEKEDRSTTNTFGGYISQYTIDQSQKDGSTVPIYYESRLAKLQINDPEIGRHFEELMESKSDDLREEMTKRWTSLRRIIENSDERTRQIAEDIVDHFNDRELEGKGMVVAISRQAAINYKEAIEEIPEAPEVEVVISGAEDFLDDPEDNEELKRRFKDDDDPLKLAVVCDKWLTGFDVPCLHTMYIDKPMKNHNLLQAIGRVNRVYKDKPGGLIVDYMGIAENLKQALDKYTTEIQETAMLDLEEAVEVMHQKHEKVASFFDHVDYSDWPHLDNLEQQRLVHKAQNDVLVTEEREQKFKEAMKELRKAFSLVSPHPASNEIRQDMVFFEGVLDSIRSMENPGGDEDVEELDSAMKELVAEGVGIEDLVELSGFDTWEEEKPILGEKFMSDVEEVEFENLQVKMLEQLIRNEISTRKKGNLAKYESFEEELEETIEEYNNDFLSTQEVIKELKGYAEEIQETDDRQEQLDLSDEELAFYDAISANTDTDIDEETLKDIARELKQNLKDSIEVDWTNREKIRAEIKTEVKAVLRDNGLNLYQHEDLVDPIVAQAEAFYGGAAA from the coding sequence ATGGAGTTGTCGGAGAAGCCGGCTTTGCAGGTTTTCCAGGATATCGGGTATGAGTATAAGCCTGGGTCTGAGCTTGGGCCGAATGGGGATGATCCTGAGCGTGAGTCGCTTTCTGATGTTGTGCTTCGAGGCCGGTTGGAGGATAAGTTGCGGGATTTCAATCCGTCTCTGCCGGATGAGGCTATTGAGGATGCGATTTCCCAGCTCCTCGGTTATAACTCCACCCGCCTGTTAAAGAATAACAAGAATTTCCACGATAATCTGACCGACGGTATTCAAGTAGAGTATGAAGTTAATGGAGAGCCCGTTGGGGATTTTGTAGACGTCATCGACTTTGAGAATCCGGAGAATAACGATTTCTTGGTGTCGAATCAGGTCACGATCCAGTTTGGAGATAACCCGGAGAGACGGCCAGATATAGTCGTTTTTGTTAACGGTCTGCCGATAGGTGTTTTGGAGATGAAGAATCCGACTGATCCGAACGCCTCCATCGGGAAGGCGTATAAGCAGGTCACGGATCGGTACGTCAACGATATTCCCGACTTGTTCCATTACAACGAGTTGATCGGTGTGATGGACCTGAGCAACGCCAGACTGGGTTGTCTCAGTGCTGGCTGGGAATGGTTCTCTCCTTGGAGGTATATCGATGAGGAGAAGGATGCGACAGATGAGTATTCGCCGTCAGAGGTTCTGATACGTGGTGCCTTTGACCCCGTACGGGTTCTAGATTTAATCAAGAACTTCGTTTTGTATTCTGATGAAGGTGGGGAGTTGAGTAAGAAGTTGGCAGCGTACCACCAGTTCTACGCTGTCAACAAAGCTGTTGAGAGTAGTAAGGAAACTGTCCCGAATCCCGATGATAATCGGATCGGGGTGGTCTGGCACACGCAGGGTTCGGGCAAGTCGCTTTCTATGGTTTTCTATGCGAATAAGGTTCGGCAGCTGGAAGAAGCCCGTAATCCGACTCTCGTTTTCCTAACCGATCGTAATGATCTGGACGAGCAATTGTTCAAGGAGTTCAAGAAGCATGGTTTGCCGGCGGAATGGGCAGACGATGATAATAGAGTTGAGCTCCGGGATCGGCTGGATCGGGAGTCCGGAGGCATAGTCTTTGCTACGGTTCAGAAGTTCCAGACGACGGATGAGGAAGCGGTCTATCCGGAGGTGAATGACCGCGAGAACATGATTGTGGTCGCGGATGAAGCTCACCGTACCCAGTACAAAGAGTTAGCTGCGAACGTGAGGAGAGCTCTTCCGAATGCATCATATCTGGGCTTTACTGCTACGCCTATTGAGAAAGAAGATCGGTCGACGACCAACACATTCGGTGGCTACATCAGCCAGTATACTATTGACCAGTCTCAGAAAGACGGTTCCACTGTCCCGATCTACTATGAGAGTCGTTTGGCGAAGCTTCAGATTAATGATCCGGAGATAGGAAGGCATTTTGAGGAGTTGATGGAGTCGAAGTCGGATGATTTGCGGGAAGAGATGACTAAGCGGTGGACTAGTCTCCGCCGTATAATTGAGAATAGCGATGAGCGAACACGGCAGATTGCGGAGGATATTGTTGACCACTTTAACGACCGGGAGCTCGAAGGAAAGGGGATGGTCGTCGCGATAAGCCGGCAAGCTGCTATCAACTACAAGGAGGCTATTGAGGAGATCCCTGAGGCTCCGGAAGTTGAGGTCGTTATTTCTGGTGCAGAGGACTTCCTTGATGATCCGGAGGATAACGAAGAGCTGAAGCGTCGTTTCAAGGACGATGACGATCCGCTCAAACTGGCAGTTGTCTGTGATAAGTGGCTGACCGGCTTCGACGTCCCGTGTCTTCACACGATGTATATCGATAAGCCGATGAAAAACCACAATCTGCTACAGGCTATCGGCCGAGTTAACCGGGTCTACAAAGACAAGCCGGGCGGCCTGATTGTCGACTATATGGGTATCGCGGAGAATCTCAAGCAGGCCTTGGATAAGTACACGACTGAGATTCAGGAAACCGCGATGCTCGACTTGGAGGAAGCGGTTGAGGTAATGCATCAGAAGCACGAGAAGGTCGCTAGTTTCTTCGATCACGTCGATTACAGTGATTGGCCGCATCTCGACAATCTGGAGCAGCAACGCCTGGTCCACAAGGCGCAGAACGATGTGTTGGTTACGGAGGAGCGAGAGCAGAAGTTCAAGGAGGCGATGAAGGAGTTGAGGAAGGCTTTTTCGCTGGTTTCCCCTCATCCGGCCTCTAATGAGATACGGCAGGATATGGTGTTCTTCGAGGGTGTTCTTGACAGCATCAGGAGCATGGAAAATCCTGGAGGCGATGAAGATGTCGAAGAGCTTGATTCTGCGATGAAAGAACTCGTTGCAGAAGGCGTTGGAATAGAGGACTTGGTGGAGCTTTCGGGGTTCGATACTTGGGAAGAAGAGAAGCCGATTCTCGGTGAGAAGTTCATGTCGGACGTTGAGGAGGTGGAGTTCGAGAATCTTCAGGTGAAGATGCTGGAGCAGTTGATCCGTAACGAGATATCAACTCGGAAGAAGGGTAACTTAGCGAAGTACGAGTCATTCGAAGAGGAGTTGGAAGAGACTATTGAGGAGTACAATAATGACTTTCTTTCTACTCAGGAGGTCATCAAGGAGCTCAAGGGTTATGCAGAGGAGATTCAGGAGACGGACGACCGACAAGAGCAGTTGGACTTGAGTGATGAAGAGCTAGCCTTCTATGATGCGATTTCAGCGAATACTGATACGGATATCGACGAAGAGACGCTGAAAGATATCGCTCGGGAGCTAAAGCAGAATCTGAAGGATAGTATCGAAGTTGATTGGACGAACCGTGAGAAGATTCGTGCCGAAATTAAGACCGAAGTGAAGGCAGTTTTGAGAGATAATGGCTTGAATCTCTACCAGCACGAAGATTTGGTTGATCCAATCGTAGCTCAGGCCGAAGCGTTCTATGGTGGTGCAGCGGCGTAG
- a CDS encoding tyrosine-type recombinase/integrase, translated as MSTTEYINVNRTIQNLKEEVSQENFEAIRDFINHCAAEGIGDSQQQRHVYSLKTLLQKFAPEDFELRGASEEELKLVLGEVNRSSYAESTKAKFRAALKKFYKVENGGTEHPEKVDFFSVHNGNRSGSNVSRDDLFTDQELKALLRGFNNVRDRAFTMALYETASRPGELLNCSIGDFTANGKGDFIFLEGLKGTPDRTNQLVRAGRTLREWLAHHPFGGEVGDIDDSSAPLWVKLQQQQCKKCGDSFHRHRDSCDYVPDKRDKMNYPAYRRRFKDACEEAGIPENKRRPYNLRHTRLTEVATFMGYEQLNKFAGWVPGSGRAKVYVHLNNDDVNQAIRDEFNLETEEDEEEQMQECPFCGTTNQPNYSECRECGRPLSLEGEAEKEEKQEVLERLTELEEKGVLEKLERLES; from the coding sequence ATGAGCACAACCGAGTACATCAACGTCAACAGAACCATTCAAAATCTCAAAGAAGAGGTAAGTCAGGAGAACTTCGAGGCGATACGCGACTTCATCAATCATTGTGCTGCAGAAGGAATTGGCGACAGTCAGCAGCAACGACACGTCTACAGTCTCAAGACGCTGCTTCAAAAGTTCGCCCCCGAGGACTTCGAACTACGTGGAGCCTCGGAAGAGGAGCTCAAGTTGGTGCTGGGCGAAGTCAATAGAAGCAGTTACGCGGAGTCGACGAAGGCGAAGTTTCGAGCCGCGTTGAAGAAGTTCTACAAGGTAGAGAACGGCGGAACAGAGCATCCCGAGAAAGTAGATTTCTTCTCAGTTCACAACGGCAACCGAAGCGGTTCAAACGTCTCTCGCGACGACCTGTTCACTGATCAGGAGCTGAAGGCTCTTCTCAGGGGCTTCAACAACGTCAGGGATCGGGCGTTCACGATGGCGCTCTATGAGACTGCTTCAAGGCCTGGAGAGCTTCTTAACTGTAGTATAGGCGATTTCACGGCTAACGGCAAGGGCGACTTCATCTTTCTTGAGGGGCTGAAGGGGACGCCCGACCGCACCAATCAATTGGTTCGAGCGGGGCGAACCTTGCGTGAGTGGCTTGCTCACCATCCCTTTGGAGGCGAGGTCGGCGATATCGACGATTCTTCAGCTCCACTATGGGTGAAGCTCCAGCAACAACAGTGCAAGAAGTGCGGCGACTCATTCCATCGACACAGGGATTCCTGCGATTACGTACCTGACAAGCGGGATAAGATGAACTATCCTGCCTATCGACGCCGATTCAAAGACGCCTGCGAGGAGGCCGGTATCCCAGAGAACAAGCGGAGGCCGTACAACCTGCGGCACACTCGATTGACGGAGGTGGCGACGTTCATGGGGTACGAGCAGTTGAACAAGTTCGCTGGCTGGGTGCCCGGATCAGGCCGAGCCAAGGTCTACGTCCATCTCAACAACGACGATGTCAACCAGGCCATCCGGGACGAGTTCAATCTCGAAACAGAGGAGGACGAGGAAGAGCAGATGCAGGAATGCCCGTTCTGCGGCACCACAAACCAGCCGAACTACAGCGAGTGTCGGGAATGTGGACGGCCTCTCAGCTTGGAAGGAGAGGCGGAGAAAGAGGAGAAGCAAGAGGTGTTAGAGCGTCTCACAGAGCTGGAAGAGAAGGGTGTACTGGAGAAGTTGGAGCGACTGGAGAGTTAG
- a CDS encoding GmrSD restriction endonuclease domain-containing protein, which produces MGIEVPEEGEITNGDLNYRDLIKYIDDGSIHIPEFQREFVWNEQKILDLLDSIYKNYPIGSLIFWVTNEDFTYSAPIGDGESSSSTLKYRFFVIDGQQRLKSLYYAAKSEELEMQGGEKEIDVVFDLEEEKFILEGDIRDRKKSMYSVPGVKSDDMLMQVLEGVENNSLDDVQENLDLGDSPLDGFLSSLVDINILSETEEDYELTPDGEHALENRDYQYVANILVNQTKFIKETLEIIQENPGITRNGAKPEFQEIYGGSSSTAYHEFGKRCKWLRPLQLIRKEDGGYYITDSGEAILDDIQQTEKEIESRFIPLEQILVDQSDLDFEYLSKFSEERREKLNHLRKVFHDYDFSIILANKADWEAVCDIFERINTKGQTLTVVDLMIAKTWSGQEFNLRDELAKFKDEIGEDLPDITILQAVSLNIAGRCRRQDILGLDSEEVKEEWEDVIESIKKSIDFLDNNLSLPTLDLLPYPAQVVPLSRFFYLMGNKEPSQEQKQKLIRWFWKSAISNRFDSAVASKLEEDGQSMEEIVKEEPVEFKYSYIQRTAEDIIDQNYSLRNAFVKTIICLFASQNPANPVNNAPVSHDNFSKYKQTEMHHIFPRNYLRTQGVEDEMINSIANIMFLPANINKSSDFSDSPQEYLNEIDNPQLEDALETHLIPNLDESGLMENNYDRFLNYRAQQILNKLEEVTGEEDISGGARALSPETPFTNEMNIRELVRKSDSYLYWFDKYFTRKGLEYIIQEIDTDDIDEVRILTGTPQTDHNLRADFERFKEELEEKGINAEMRVISGDTAAEIHDRWLISENHAYNIPSINTIGRGQYAEITEAASRPPFEEWWNKGNDILEDWNEVQRIIN; this is translated from the coding sequence ATGGGAATTGAGGTCCCTGAAGAGGGGGAGATTACGAACGGCGATCTCAACTACCGAGATCTCATCAAATATATCGACGACGGAAGTATTCATATCCCAGAGTTCCAGCGAGAATTCGTCTGGAATGAGCAGAAGATCCTGGACCTTCTCGACAGCATCTACAAGAACTACCCTATTGGCAGCCTGATTTTCTGGGTTACGAACGAGGACTTCACATACTCTGCACCAATTGGAGACGGCGAATCAAGCTCCTCCACCCTCAAATACCGATTCTTTGTAATCGACGGCCAGCAGAGGTTGAAAAGCCTCTACTATGCCGCAAAGAGCGAGGAACTGGAAATGCAGGGCGGGGAGAAGGAGATAGACGTCGTCTTCGACTTAGAAGAGGAGAAATTCATCCTAGAAGGGGATATCCGGGATCGAAAAAAGAGTATGTACTCTGTTCCCGGAGTCAAGTCCGACGACATGCTGATGCAGGTTCTTGAGGGCGTAGAAAATAACTCGCTTGATGATGTCCAAGAGAACCTTGACCTCGGAGATAGTCCTCTTGATGGATTCCTCAGCAGCTTAGTAGACATCAATATTCTTTCAGAGACGGAGGAGGACTACGAACTCACTCCGGATGGCGAACATGCGCTGGAGAACCGCGACTACCAATACGTTGCTAACATCCTCGTCAACCAGACCAAGTTCATCAAGGAAACACTCGAAATCATCCAAGAGAATCCTGGCATCACCCGAAACGGGGCTAAACCAGAGTTCCAAGAAATCTACGGTGGATCCTCCTCAACAGCTTACCACGAATTTGGGAAACGGTGCAAATGGCTTCGACCACTACAACTAATCAGAAAAGAAGACGGCGGATACTATATCACAGACTCAGGAGAGGCCATCCTCGACGATATACAGCAAACTGAGAAAGAGATCGAATCACGATTCATTCCCTTAGAGCAGATCCTCGTAGATCAATCAGATCTAGACTTCGAGTACCTCAGTAAGTTCTCAGAAGAGCGGCGAGAGAAACTTAACCACCTGAGAAAAGTCTTCCACGACTACGACTTCTCAATTATACTCGCCAACAAAGCTGACTGGGAGGCAGTCTGCGATATCTTCGAACGGATCAACACAAAGGGCCAGACTCTGACCGTCGTCGACCTAATGATCGCGAAGACGTGGAGCGGCCAAGAATTCAATCTACGCGACGAGCTGGCCAAATTCAAGGATGAAATCGGGGAAGACCTTCCAGACATAACTATCCTACAAGCAGTATCCCTCAACATCGCAGGACGCTGCCGTCGACAGGACATCCTCGGACTGGATAGCGAAGAGGTCAAAGAAGAGTGGGAAGACGTTATTGAATCAATCAAGAAATCCATCGACTTCCTCGATAACAACCTCAGCCTTCCAACCCTCGACCTGCTCCCATACCCTGCCCAGGTAGTGCCTCTAAGCCGATTCTTCTACCTGATGGGCAACAAGGAACCAAGCCAAGAACAGAAACAAAAGCTCATCCGCTGGTTCTGGAAATCCGCCATCTCCAACCGATTCGACTCTGCCGTCGCCAGCAAGTTAGAGGAAGACGGACAGTCGATGGAAGAGATAGTCAAAGAGGAACCTGTCGAGTTCAAGTATAGCTATATCCAGAGAACTGCCGAAGACATCATCGACCAAAACTACTCCCTGAGAAACGCATTTGTCAAAACCATAATCTGCCTATTCGCCAGTCAAAACCCGGCTAACCCCGTAAACAACGCTCCGGTCTCGCATGACAACTTCTCCAAATACAAACAGACGGAGATGCACCACATCTTCCCACGGAACTACCTCCGTACCCAGGGAGTGGAGGACGAGATGATCAACAGTATAGCGAACATCATGTTCCTCCCGGCAAACATCAACAAATCTTCTGACTTCAGCGACTCGCCGCAAGAATACCTGAACGAGATTGACAACCCGCAGCTCGAAGACGCGCTCGAAACACACCTCATCCCGAACCTAGACGAGTCCGGCTTGATGGAGAATAACTACGACCGATTCCTGAACTACAGAGCCCAACAAATACTGAACAAGCTAGAGGAAGTTACCGGCGAAGAAGATATTTCGGGAGGTGCTAGAGCTCTCTCACCGGAAACACCGTTCACTAACGAAATGAACATTCGGGAACTCGTCCGCAAATCAGACTCCTACCTCTACTGGTTTGACAAGTACTTCACCCGGAAAGGCCTGGAATACATCATCCAAGAGATCGACACAGACGATATCGACGAAGTCCGCATCCTCACCGGTACCCCACAAACCGACCACAACCTCAGAGCAGACTTCGAGAGATTCAAAGAAGAACTCGAAGAGAAAGGAATCAACGCCGAGATGCGGGTCATCTCAGGCGACACAGCAGCCGAAATACACGACCGATGGCTGATCTCGGAGAACCACGCCTACAACATCCCCTCAATCAACACCATTGGAAGAGGACAATACGCTGAGATCACCGAAGCAGCATCCCGACCACCATTCGAAGAGTGGTGGAACAAAGGCAACGACATACTAGAAGACTGGAACGAAGTACAGAGGATTATCAACTAA
- a CDS encoding ATP-binding protein: MSVDGENLLNVAKRNDLLDDPEVRKLVLAAGISDNHHLQETASKIVLGKSVRHWEYPFDRQSHVGDIELGRTFQNQRFQLSQEDLTKHLLAVGQSGSGKTTLFYSLMEEIEKPFWAFDLKQDYRHVDDILVLPWSELRFNPLKPPEGVSPRRWAQVFAEIFGHATALLSGSKNYLVKKIVELYQLYNLFDRVEKPYPSLHELEMLINSDGVNFVRKQSDYRDTLLNRLEAMNLVAGTVFDCSQGYSIQELLQRDVVFEFDGLSRDIQNFLMEILFAYVFEYRLAQSHRDEGLNHVFFLDEGKRVFSVYKERQDASGIPEVDELTAKMREFGEGLVVADQEASKLTDSIKANTYTKLLLPTAGRKQFQAVSEAMNLSERQAEFAQGLEVGEAIVQVGSGDPVPVKLKNYEIEKQVSDEVLEKQQAKNWDELDSTPRDATPEFEQAVLSDQEPREIPDDPEGEIEVSEDADRLLEDIVENPFKSLTERYEEFPSSYKGNKAKNDLVDHGLVVERNVRVGEQRKLLQLTEKGRDYAESLNLEVKHMGRGGVVHRYWQHRIKDAFEEAGWDAFLEKFDADVYVNMGNTELVVEVAMGDNPREIGHVEDHIERGFIVWIACRNKEIRDGLKQRLEENGLDSDSVVFRLFRQFNELEIDTE; this comes from the coding sequence GTGAGTGTTGACGGCGAGAATCTACTCAACGTAGCGAAACGCAATGATCTCCTCGATGATCCAGAGGTACGGAAGCTGGTCTTAGCCGCCGGTATTTCCGACAATCATCACCTCCAAGAGACTGCCTCGAAAATTGTTCTGGGGAAGTCGGTTCGGCACTGGGAGTATCCTTTCGACCGGCAATCACACGTAGGAGATATCGAACTGGGAAGGACGTTCCAGAATCAGCGTTTCCAGCTTTCGCAGGAAGATCTCACTAAGCATCTTCTCGCTGTCGGGCAGTCGGGTTCGGGGAAGACCACGCTGTTCTACTCGTTGATGGAGGAGATTGAGAAGCCGTTCTGGGCGTTCGATCTGAAGCAGGACTACCGGCACGTCGACGACATCTTGGTACTCCCGTGGTCGGAGCTCCGGTTCAATCCGTTGAAGCCGCCGGAGGGTGTTTCGCCCCGGCGCTGGGCCCAGGTTTTCGCCGAGATCTTCGGCCACGCTACTGCTCTCCTCAGCGGTTCGAAGAACTATCTGGTGAAGAAGATTGTCGAGCTGTACCAATTGTACAATCTGTTCGACCGAGTCGAAAAACCGTATCCCAGTCTCCACGAGTTGGAGATGCTGATCAACTCGGATGGTGTCAACTTTGTCAGGAAACAGTCAGACTACCGCGATACACTGCTCAACCGTTTGGAGGCGATGAACCTTGTCGCTGGAACCGTCTTTGACTGTAGTCAAGGTTATTCGATCCAAGAGCTTCTACAGCGGGATGTTGTCTTCGAGTTCGACGGTCTTTCCCGAGACATTCAGAACTTCCTGATGGAGATTCTCTTTGCGTACGTCTTTGAGTACAGGTTGGCGCAGAGTCACAGGGACGAGGGGCTCAACCACGTCTTCTTCCTCGACGAGGGAAAGCGAGTTTTCTCGGTGTACAAGGAGCGGCAGGATGCTTCTGGTATTCCGGAGGTTGATGAGTTGACGGCGAAGATGCGGGAGTTTGGGGAGGGTTTGGTGGTTGCGGATCAGGAGGCTTCGAAGCTGACTGATTCGATCAAGGCCAATACCTACACCAAACTGCTACTGCCTACGGCGGGGAGGAAGCAGTTCCAAGCGGTTTCGGAAGCGATGAATCTCTCGGAGAGGCAGGCGGAGTTTGCCCAAGGCCTCGAAGTTGGCGAGGCGATTGTCCAGGTCGGAAGCGGTGACCCAGTCCCGGTCAAGCTCAAGAACTACGAGATAGAGAAGCAGGTTTCGGATGAAGTGCTCGAAAAACAGCAAGCGAAGAACTGGGACGAACTCGACTCAACTCCGAGGGATGCGACACCTGAGTTCGAACAGGCCGTCCTCTCCGACCAAGAGCCAAGAGAAATCCCTGACGACCCGGAAGGAGAGATCGAGGTCTCAGAAGACGCGGATCGGTTACTGGAAGATATCGTCGAGAATCCGTTCAAGTCTCTGACCGAGAGGTATGAGGAGTTCCCTAGCAGTTACAAGGGAAACAAGGCGAAGAACGACTTGGTCGACCATGGCCTTGTCGTCGAGAGGAACGTCCGGGTGGGGGAGCAGAGGAAGCTGCTTCAGTTGACGGAGAAAGGCCGGGACTACGCCGAGTCCCTAAATCTGGAAGTGAAACATATGGGTCGAGGCGGAGTAGTTCATCGGTACTGGCAGCATCGGATCAAGGATGCATTCGAAGAAGCGGGTTGGGATGCCTTCCTCGAAAAGTTCGATGCCGATGTCTACGTCAACATGGGAAACACAGAGTTAGTGGTCGAAGTAGCGATGGGCGATAACCCAAGAGAAATCGGCCACGTAGAGGATCACATCGAACGCGGATTCATCGTCTGGATCGCCTGCCGAAACAAGGAGATTCGAGACGGACTGAAGCAGAGACTGGAAGAGAACGGATTGGATTCTGATTCCGTGGTGTTTCGACTGTTTCGGCAGTTCAACGAGTTAGAGATCGATACCGAGTGA
- a CDS encoding Cdc6/Cdc18 family protein: protein MKPTSYTFSIEGEGIILFNKSNSSKGVLRSENYLTSTYHPDQPVGRDVEVQRIAEAVKPLARRKKPDNLLIHGPAGVGKTTCVKHVFNRLEKETSARSVYINCWQYNTRSSLLTQLLIELGYPAPRKGKPVDELLSKIREWLDKKRNVAVALDEFDQLEERTEVIYDLQMLNQEAENKIGVVMVSNQHPSKLQLDPRSRSRLNCQTLQFQPYSAVQLEQILKQRVKQSFRPGTVPDEVIEEIAESVAEKSGDCREALETLLRAGRKADQEGESEVGLEMLQM, encoded by the coding sequence ATCAAACCCACATCATATACGTTCTCCATAGAGGGGGAGGGGATTATACTGTTCAACAAGTCGAATAGTTCGAAGGGCGTACTCAGAAGCGAAAACTATCTCACCAGCACCTATCATCCCGATCAGCCGGTCGGGAGAGACGTTGAGGTGCAGAGGATAGCCGAGGCAGTCAAGCCTTTAGCAAGGAGGAAAAAGCCGGATAACCTCTTGATTCATGGCCCGGCGGGGGTCGGGAAAACGACCTGTGTCAAGCACGTTTTCAATCGTTTAGAGAAGGAGACCTCGGCTCGGTCCGTCTACATCAACTGCTGGCAGTACAATACTCGTTCATCCCTTCTCACTCAGTTGCTTATCGAACTCGGATATCCTGCACCGAGGAAAGGGAAGCCGGTCGACGAACTTCTTTCCAAGATCCGGGAATGGCTGGACAAGAAACGGAACGTCGCTGTCGCTCTCGATGAGTTCGACCAACTGGAGGAGCGGACAGAGGTTATCTATGATCTCCAGATGCTGAATCAGGAAGCGGAAAACAAGATAGGAGTTGTCATGGTCTCCAACCAGCACCCCTCTAAACTCCAACTCGACCCGCGAAGCCGGAGCCGGTTGAACTGCCAGACACTCCAGTTCCAACCATACAGTGCCGTCCAGCTGGAACAGATTCTGAAGCAGAGAGTGAAACAGTCCTTCAGACCAGGAACCGTCCCTGACGAAGTCATCGAGGAGATCGCAGAATCAGTCGCTGAGAAATCCGGTGACTGTCGAGAAGCCCTGGAGACTCTGTTGCGGGCAGGACGGAAAGCCGATCAGGAAGGCGAGAGCGAAGTCGGGTTGGAAATGCTCCAAATGTAG
- a CDS encoding Cdc6/Cdc18 family protein, whose translation MTVIEDSTPLQQNHLPDEIIDRESEREQLQKAPTDQNLHIHGPRGTGKTHLIKKYVEDIDGKACYISCLEHDTQYKILQQLVSQLTHDSIQTGHHTSELQRKIEEHTDVLDFTVVLDELDFLLLNDGDDLLYFLSRLNNPPRIITITANTEDLKQQIEPRTYSSLHPRRIQFEPYTGQQIYEILADRASKTLKPKSLHRNAATYIASSTQNAELALTWLRTAAQHADEAVTEELVQEIREDAYNLHIEKHLEKLSQHHRNLYQAIQELSKEKGPVVNAGSIYQRYQKITEERGREPLSNRRTSDYLKQLEELNLIKAEYHYGGEKGKTREVRLTDQADNI comes from the coding sequence ATGACCGTAATCGAAGACTCGACGCCCCTACAACAGAACCATCTACCCGACGAAATCATCGACAGAGAGAGTGAAAGAGAACAACTCCAAAAAGCGCCAACAGACCAGAACCTCCACATCCACGGCCCACGCGGAACCGGGAAAACCCACCTCATCAAAAAATACGTGGAGGATATAGACGGGAAGGCCTGCTACATCTCCTGCCTCGAACACGACACCCAGTACAAAATCCTGCAACAACTCGTCTCCCAACTCACCCACGACTCCATCCAGACAGGCCACCACACCTCAGAACTACAGCGCAAAATCGAAGAACACACCGACGTCCTCGACTTCACAGTAGTACTCGACGAACTCGACTTCCTGCTGCTGAACGACGGCGACGACCTACTATACTTCCTCTCACGCCTCAACAACCCGCCCAGAATCATCACCATCACCGCCAACACAGAAGACCTGAAACAACAGATAGAACCCCGCACATACAGCTCCCTCCACCCACGGCGAATCCAGTTCGAACCCTACACTGGACAGCAAATCTATGAAATACTCGCTGACAGAGCCTCAAAAACCCTGAAACCGAAGTCACTGCATCGAAACGCCGCAACCTACATCGCCTCCTCAACACAGAACGCGGAACTAGCCCTGACCTGGCTCAGAACAGCAGCCCAACACGCAGACGAAGCCGTAACCGAAGAACTCGTCCAAGAAATACGAGAAGACGCCTACAACCTCCACATCGAGAAACACCTAGAAAAACTCTCACAGCACCACCGAAACCTCTACCAAGCTATCCAAGAGCTCTCCAAAGAGAAAGGCCCGGTCGTCAACGCAGGAAGCATCTACCAGAGATACCAGAAAATCACCGAAGAGCGAGGCAGAGAACCACTTTCCAACCGGAGAACCAGCGACTACCTCAAACAGCTTGAAGAGCTGAATCTGATTAAAGCTGAATACCACTACGGCGGAGAGAAAGGGAAAACACGGGAAGTACGCTTAACAGACCAAGCCGACAATATCTGA